A window of the Schlesneria paludicola DSM 18645 genome harbors these coding sequences:
- a CDS encoding phytanoyl-CoA dioxygenase family protein — protein MSAPAPTEFKAVLDPTELSKLPRDLNFHPVRNDSPKVLTKDQIEQFNREGYVAGLRVYSTTEIASLRQYFDELLAKVIAAGGDSYSISSAHLKYGRVWDIVTNAKIVACVRDLLGENVVGWGSHFFCKMPRDGKQVAWHQDSSYWPLTPSKAVTAWLAIDDADVENACMRFVSGSHHHGAMTFRPSDPKEHNVLNQTIENVEQYGHFVDDCLKAGEISLHSDLLLHGSNANMSDRRRCGLTLRYAPADVHAYMDWNQKGVWVSGSDPSGHWSNRPRPTAE, from the coding sequence ATGTCCGCGCCTGCGCCAACCGAATTCAAAGCCGTTCTCGACCCGACAGAGCTATCAAAGCTTCCCCGGGATCTCAATTTTCATCCCGTCCGCAACGATTCGCCCAAGGTTTTGACGAAGGATCAGATTGAGCAGTTCAATCGCGAAGGATATGTCGCGGGCCTTCGAGTTTACTCCACGACCGAAATCGCAAGTCTTCGCCAATACTTCGATGAGCTTCTGGCCAAAGTTATCGCAGCAGGCGGGGACAGTTACTCCATCAGCTCCGCGCACTTGAAGTACGGACGTGTCTGGGACATCGTGACGAACGCCAAGATCGTCGCCTGTGTGCGCGACCTGCTGGGCGAAAACGTGGTCGGCTGGGGATCACACTTTTTCTGCAAGATGCCGAGAGACGGAAAACAAGTTGCCTGGCATCAGGATTCGAGCTACTGGCCGCTGACGCCGTCAAAAGCGGTCACGGCGTGGCTCGCCATTGACGACGCCGATGTCGAAAATGCCTGCATGCGGTTTGTTTCAGGCTCGCATCACCACGGTGCAATGACGTTCCGCCCCAGCGATCCCAAGGAACACAACGTTCTCAATCAGACGATCGAGAACGTCGAGCAGTACGGTCATTTTGTCGACGATTGCTTGAAAGCGGGCGAAATCTCGCTGCATTCGGACCTGCTGCTGCACGGATCGAACGCCAATATGTCGGATCGCCGACGCTGCGGCTTGACGCTGCGATACGCACCGGCGGACGTTCACGCGTACATGGATTGGAACCAGAAGGGCGTGTGGGTAAGTGGAAGTGATCCATCTGGCCACTGGTCCAATCGTCCGCGCCCAACAGCCGAATGA